In Blattabacterium cuenoti, the genomic stretch CTTCTAATTGCTACAAATAATAATTATTACGACTTACTTAAAATTGTATGTAAAACAATAAAAGATATGAGTGAAGGCGAATTATTACAAATAGAGAAATCAAAAAAATTAAATATTACCGAAAAAATATATAATAAAATCATATATCATAAAACAGCAAGTTTAATCGCTACTTCTTGTGAAGCAGGAGCACGTTCAGTTAATGCAGATAAACAAACAACTTTGAAAATGAAAAAATTTGGAACGTTTGTAGGAATTGCTTTCCAAATTAAAGATGATTTATTTGATTATGAAGAAAAAAAAGAAGATTCAATTGGAAAACCTGTAGGGATTGATCTAAAAGAAAGAAAAATAACGCTCCCTCTTATTTATACTATTCAAAAAGCATCTCAAAAAGAACAAGAATGTATACTAAATTTTATAAAAAATTATGATGAAAAAAAAAGACATGAAATAATTTATTATATAAAAAAATATAGGGGATTAGAATATGCTACTCAAAAAATGATTAAATTCCGTAATAATGCATTAGATATTTTAAAAATTTATCCAGAAGGACGAATCAAAGAAGCATTGAAAATAATGGTAAATTTTATCGTAGAAAGAAATCAATAAAAAAATGAAAAAAAATTTAGTAATAGTAGAATCACCTACTAAAGCTCATACAATACAAACATTTCTTGGAAAAAACTATCATGTAACGTCCAGTTATGGACATATTATAGATTTACCAGATAAAGAAATAGGAATAAAAATAAAAAATAATTTTGAACCCAATTATGTAATATTATCTAAAAAAAAAAGATTATTCAAAATCTTAAAACATTAATAGAAAAATACGAAATCATTTGGTTAGCTTCAGATGAAGATCGTGAGGGCGAAGCTATAGCTTATCAGATTTACAAAATTTTTAATATTCCTGATAAAAAATATAAAAGAATTGTTTTCCACGAAATTACAAAAAAAGCAATTTGTAATGCTATAAAAAATCCAAGAAAAATTGATTATAATTTAGTTTATGCTCAACAAGCTAGACGAATTATAGATCGATTAGTAGGATATAAATTGTCTCCTATTTTATGGAAAAAAATCAATACCGGACTTTCCGCTGGCAGAGTTCAATCTGTTGCAGTAAGACTTATAGCAGAACAGGAAAAGAAAATTCAAAATTTTATTCCTCGTCCAACTTATCAAATATATGGTTCCTTCACTAATCCTGAATCTAATAGAATTTTTGATGCTAAATTAGAAAAAGAAATAGAAGATAAACAAGAAATGAGAAATATTTTAAAATTATGTATAAATAGTACTTTTATAGTAAAAGAAATTACTATAAAACAAGAAAAAAAAAGTCCTCCACCTCCATTCACGACATCTTCTCTACAACAAGAAGCTTATAAAAAATTAAGTTATTCCACATCTCAAACCATGTTACTAGCTCAAAAGCTATATGAAAAAGGATTAATTACATATATCCGGACAGATAGTACAAACTTGTCAAAAAACATTTTATCAGAAATTAAGAATTTTCTACTTTTTTCATATGGAAAAAAATATTTTTCTATAAGGAAATTTTATAAAAAAAAATTTTCTCAAGAAGCACACGAAGCAATTCATCCTACTATTATTGATAATAATGAGAATTATTTAGATTCATTTTTACTAGATAAAAATCAAAAACGTCTTTATAAACTTATATGGGAACGAACAATTATAGGTCAAATGTCAGACGCTATTTTTGAAAAAAAAGATGTTTACATTCAATCCTCTCATTTAAAAAATCTTTTTGTTTATACACAAAAAACTGTATTATTTGATGGATTCATGAAAATATCCAGTAAAGAAAAAAAAGAAAAATATAATTTAGAAATGGAAAGAGGTTCTCTTTTAGAAAAAAAAGAAGTTACAGCTAAACAAACAATTAAAAACCAAATATATAGATATAATGAAGCTAGTTTAGTCAAGAAATTAGAACAATTGGGAATAGGAAGACCTTCAACTTACGTTTCTATAATTTCTACTATTCAGAATAGAAATTATGTTAACATTCAAAAAATTTCAAAAAAAGTAGAAGTACGTGAAACTTTTTCTCTAAAAAAAAATTTGATTTATAAAAAAAATGATGAAGTTTATAAAATTGAAAAAAATAAATTTTTTCCCACAGAAATGGGAATTTTAACCACTGATTTTTTAAAAAAAAATTTTGATGATATAGTCAATTATAGTTTTACTGCAAATCTGGAAAAAAATTTTGATGATATAGCTAAAGGAAAACAATCTTGGATTCAAATCGTTGAAAATTTCTATAGCAAATTTTATGAAAAAATGCAACATGTTAAAAAAAATGTTGATAAAATTCATAAAGAACGTTTTCTTGGAAAAGATCCAAAATCTAATAAAAAAGTTTTTGCGAAAATAGCTAGATACGGACCTATTGTTCAAATGGGAGAATATAAAAATAAAGAAAAACCAAAATTTTCTCCTCTGTTAAATAGACAAAAAATAGAATCAATTTCTCTTCCAGAAGCTTTAAAAATTCTTGAGTTACCTAAATTATTGGGAACATTTGAAAAAAATGAAATTTTCCTAAAAATAAACAAATATAATATTTATATAAAATATAATAAAAAATCAATTCCAGTTGACGAAAAAATGTTTTTTAATAATTATTTGAATTTAGAACAAGCTATTAATATTATAATTGAAAATAAAAAAAAAATTGAATAATTATTTAATTATCAAAATATCTTTGATTTAAATAAGTAGTTGGATAAGCTTGATCATGTCCTGTGCGTCTAATATGGTCTAAATATTTAGGAATATAAGATAAAGCTTTTACTCTATCAGATAATGACATACGATTCCATATGTTTTCAGCCATTCTTTTCTTTCCTACTTTATATTTATAATCTGTCCAAAAACGATTGAAAGATAAATCAGCAGGAATTTCTTCTATAGAAAAAGCAGCTTTAGAATTTCTCATTTTGTTGATTATAGACTCATTATAAGGTAAGTATTTGCCTATCCATATATAATGAGATAAAGAAAGTCTTTCAGGAAAAATAACTTCTCTTAAAAAACCATTCAAATCATATTTAAATATGATATCACCAGACACTAAACGACTTCTAAATATATATTGTTTACCTCTCATTATTATTGATTTCATCAACATTAATTACATTTATCAATGTAAAATGATGAAATTTTTAATTATTTAAACAAAAGTATTTTTATGTTATCTAATTATGAAAAATTAATTTATTGTAAATTTTGATAATTATTATCAACATTTTTCATAAACTTGAAAACAAAAGTTATGGATTTTTATTTTCATAATTATATCTTTTTTACATATAATTATTGTCATGTTATATATTGTCCCCACTCCTATAGGAAATTTAGAAGACTTTACCTTTAGAAGTTTACGAATCTTAAAAGAAGTAGATTTAATTTTAGTGGAAAGTTATAAAATTTCTAAAAAATTATTAGATTTTTATAATATTAAAACTAACATTAGCAAATATCATATTTATAATGAACATAAAATAGTTCCTTCCATTATAAAAAAAATTCAAAAAGGAAACAAATTAGCATTAATATCTAATGCAGGAACTCCAAGTATATCAGATCCGGGTTTTTTACTCATTAGATCTTGTATTCAAGCATCTATCACTATAGAATGTTTGCCTGGCCCTACAGCTTTTGTTCCCGCATTAGTTTGTTCAGGTATATCTTCTAATGAATTTATTTTTATCGGTTTTTTACCCAAAAAAAAAAGAAAAACTAAATTAAAAAATTTATCTAAAGAGAATCGAACCATAATATTATATGAATCTCCTCATAGATTATTACAAACATTAAACGATATAAAATATTTTTTTGGATCAAAAAGAGATGTTGTTATATGCAAAGAAATATCCAAATACTTTCAAAATATATTAAGAGGAAATATAGAAAAAATAATTTTATATTATCAAAACATAAAAAAAATATTGGGAGAATATACTATTGTCATAGATAAAAATTTTGAAAAATAATTAAACATATTTTTTTCTTATTAAATATTCTGCAATTTGAATAGCATTAGTGGCTGCCCCTTTGCGAAGGTTATCTGCCACTATCCAAATATTTATAGAATTTTGAAATGAAAAATCTTCTCGTATTCTACCCACAAAAACTTCATCTTTTCCATGAGCATAAAATGGCATTGGATAGACATTTTTTTTTGGTTCATCTTGAACTATTATTCCTTTTGTTTGTGATAATATTTCATTTATATGATTAATATTAGGTTTTTTTCTGAACGTAATATTAACACATTCTGAATGCCCTCCTATAACAGGAACACGTACAGCTGTAGCTGTTATAGCTATATTATAATCATTTATTATTTTCTTTGTTTCATTAATTAATTTCATCTCTTCTACTGTATATCCATTTTCTATAAAAGAATCACAATGAGGTAAAACATTTTGGTAAATAGGATATGGATAGACCTTACGAGAAAAATCTCCATTCTCTTCTTGATTTAACTGATCCAAAGCTTTTTTTCCAGTTCCTGTAACAGATTGATAAGTAGAAATGATAATTCTTTTAATTTCATATTTTATATGTAATGGAAATAACACCATCACTAATTGTATTGTGGAACAATTTGGATTAGCTATAATTTTATCTTGTTTGCATAAACAAGAAGCATTAATTTCAGGAATGATTAATTTTTTTCCAGGATCCATTCTCCATGCAGAAGAATTATCTATAACTATAGAACCTATATTTGAAAATTTTGGAGCCCATTCCCTTGATATACTAGATCCAGCCGAAAATAAAACAATATCAGGTTTATTTAAAAATAAATTATATATGTTAATAATTTTATGTGTTTTTTTTTTGAAAAAAAATTCTTTTCCTACAGATTTATTAGAAGCAGAAATATATAATTTATCTAATGGAAAATTTCTTTTTTCTAAAAGATCAATCATTACACGACCTACCATTCCTGTAGCTCCTACTATTCCTAATTTCATTTCACAAAAATTTTTATAAAAATTTAATTTTCCATGATATTACATGATATTAACTATAACAAAGTTAGATAAAATAATGAAAAAAGGAAAAATGATTATATTATCAGGACCTTCTGGATCTGGTAAAACTACTATTTCACATTGTTTACTTTCAAAATTTCCTGAATTAGAATTTTCTGTATCATGTACTACACGATCAATTAGACATAATGAAATACATGGGAAAGATTACTATTTTTTATCTATTAATTCATTTTTTTCAAAAATAAAAAAATACCAATTTGCCGAATGGGAAGAAGTTTATCCAAATTTATTTTATGGAACTTTAAAAAAAGAAATTTTTAAAATTTGGAAATCAAACAAACATATTTTATTCGACATAGATGTAAAAGGAGG encodes the following:
- the gmk gene encoding guanylate kinase, yielding MILTITKLDKIMKKGKMIILSGPSGSGKTTISHCLLSKFPELEFSVSCTTRSIRHNEIHGKDYYFLSINSFFSKIKKYQFAEWEEVYPNLFYGTLKKEIFKIWKSNKHILFDIDVKGGLNLKKKYPNNSLSIFIMVNSINILKKRLVIRDHKNCEDCENNEKNINYRLNKAEEENSYAKLFDIVLLNIDLSQTKKKVIQIVSSFIYG
- a CDS encoding toprim domain-containing protein, with the translated sequence MKKNLVIVESPTKAHTIQTFLGKNYHVTSSYGHIIDLPDKEIGIKIKNNFEPNYVILSKKKRLFKILKH
- a CDS encoding aspartate-semialdehyde dehydrogenase; this encodes MKLGIVGATGMVGRVMIDLLEKRNFPLDKLYISASNKSVGKEFFFKKKTHKIINIYNLFLNKPDIVLFSAGSSISREWAPKFSNIGSIVIDNSSAWRMDPGKKLIIPEINASCLCKQDKIIANPNCSTIQLVMVLFPLHIKYEIKRIIISTYQSVTGTGKKALDQLNQEENGDFSRKVYPYPIYQNVLPHCDSFIENGYTVEEMKLINETKKIINDYNIAITATAVRVPVIGGHSECVNITFRKKPNINHINEILSQTKGIIVQDEPKKNVYPMPFYAHGKDEVFVGRIREDFSFQNSINIWIVADNLRKGAATNAIQIAEYLIRKKYV
- the topA gene encoding type I DNA topoisomerase yields the protein MWLASDEDREGEAIAYQIYKIFNIPDKKYKRIVFHEITKKAICNAIKNPRKIDYNLVYAQQARRIIDRLVGYKLSPILWKKINTGLSAGRVQSVAVRLIAEQEKKIQNFIPRPTYQIYGSFTNPESNRIFDAKLEKEIEDKQEMRNILKLCINSTFIVKEITIKQEKKSPPPPFTTSSLQQEAYKKLSYSTSQTMLLAQKLYEKGLITYIRTDSTNLSKNILSEIKNFLLFSYGKKYFSIRKFYKKKFSQEAHEAIHPTIIDNNENYLDSFLLDKNQKRLYKLIWERTIIGQMSDAIFEKKDVYIQSSHLKNLFVYTQKTVLFDGFMKISSKEKKEKYNLEMERGSLLEKKEVTAKQTIKNQIYRYNEASLVKKLEQLGIGRPSTYVSIISTIQNRNYVNIQKISKKVEVRETFSLKKNLIYKKNDEVYKIEKNKFFPTEMGILTTDFLKKNFDDIVNYSFTANLEKNFDDIAKGKQSWIQIVENFYSKFYEKMQHVKKNVDKIHKERFLGKDPKSNKKVFAKIARYGPIVQMGEYKNKEKPKFSPLLNRQKIESISLPEALKILELPKLLGTFEKNEIFLKINKYNIYIKYNKKSIPVDEKMFFNNYLNLEQAINIIIENKKKIE
- a CDS encoding polyprenyl synthetase family protein; amino-acid sequence: MEIILEKIKNVIKKEIVEFEKQFINIIKSNVVLIDQITHYITHKKGKLIRPIFVFLIAKMLGTIQKKTYHTACLIELIHTATLVHDDVIDDSSLRRGSFSINAIWKNKIAVLIGDYLLSKSLLIATNNNYYDLLKIVCKTIKDMSEGELLQIEKSKKLNITEKIYNKIIYHKTASLIATSCEAGARSVNADKQTTLKMKKFGTFVGIAFQIKDDLFDYEEKKEDSIGKPVGIDLKERKITLPLIYTIQKASQKEQECILNFIKNYDEKKRHEIIYYIKKYRGLEYATQKMIKFRNNALDILKIYPEGRIKEALKIMVNFIVERNQ
- the rsmI gene encoding 16S rRNA (cytidine(1402)-2'-O)-methyltransferase codes for the protein MLYIVPTPIGNLEDFTFRSLRILKEVDLILVESYKISKKLLDFYNIKTNISKYHIYNEHKIVPSIIKKIQKGNKLALISNAGTPSISDPGFLLIRSCIQASITIECLPGPTAFVPALVCSGISSNEFIFIGFLPKKKRKTKLKNLSKENRTIILYESPHRLLQTLNDIKYFFGSKRDVVICKEISKYFQNILRGNIEKIILYYQNIKKILGEYTIVIDKNFEK